Sequence from the Microtus pennsylvanicus isolate mMicPen1 chromosome 12, mMicPen1.hap1, whole genome shotgun sequence genome:
GGATTCAACTAAGTAAATgaagtatgtgttcttttaacaAATAGTATCTTAAAAATGTTGTATATAGGTTAGTGTGCAAGCCTCTAAGGAGAGATAGTCTATGCAGTATTTTTCCTATAATCTTGAGAATTGTAATTCTGCAGAACGTGATATTAAAAGTTCTGCCTAgtgaatgaaaaggaaattaaattaaattcttaATGATTTCCATTTTATTACACTAATTCTTGGGCGATCAAGAGGCTCAGGATTAAAAGCACGTGTTTCTCCAGTAGATGACCTGGCTTTCCttgccagcacacacatggtggctcaaaaccaccagttaactccagttctaagatatgccctcttctgacttgagGTGCTACATGCctatggtgcacatgcatacacataggtAGAACACTCATAGATGTAATAAATCTATGTGCATTTTGAAAATAatctttataaattttagaatattaGAGAAACCTAGGAAGTGATAAAACACCAATGTTGTCATCCTTTGGGATTCTAGTTACGTCTATGTGCATGTACATAAAGAGCCTGTGGAAAATAAGAAGCATGGTACATGGATACGTTGTTTAATGCTGTGTTATCTGTTGTATAATCAGATGAGTATAGTAGCTATAACATTTGAAGATAATGCAACCATGTTTctgaaataaatacaatttgcATAATAGGTTTTTATCCTGGACAAGAGTAAAAAATCACCCATTAAACATTCAGAAACCCAACAATATTTGTCTGGTCAAGTAAGTGATACCTAGCGCCTAAGGTGGGGCTTGGTGTTTGTAATTTTCGAAATTGCCAACTAAGCTTTTGATGTAAAGCCAGTGTAGAGAGCTGGATTAGTGGTTAAAAGAGGGGAAGAGGACTGACTTCTAATTCAGGTATTTAGCTCACTGGGATAAGATATTTAATCTCGTTAAAACTATGTTTCCCGGTCCTTGAAGTGAAGTAATCGTGTTTGTCACATATCTGACTCTCTACACACTTGCGATATGCAATGAGATAATGTCTAGAATTGTGTTATTATGTAATGGCGGTGGGAGTGAAACTTAATTGCATAATAACACTTACAGAAGAGACAAACAGTGTAACTTTGTTTGAGCAAGTAATAGTCTTCGTGTGAATAGTGATTTATATGTAGCCCCATTTCTTTGAAGCTGAGGTATTATATAATTAGTGATTTATATGTAGCCCCATTTCTTTGAATCTGAGGTATTATATAATTAGCTAGTATTAACAGAACTTTCTGTATTAACATAACAAATTTGTtagttaatataaaattaattttttattattgaaagaaAATTTTCTCTTAATTATAACGTGACACAAATCATAAGCACTGCATTCAAGAGTGTGGGACGTTTCCAGTGGATTTTTATAAGAGGTGAATAATGTATGTTAGTGTTATTTTGCAATAAAAATATGATCACTATAATGTGAATTATTTATAGCTACATATCAGATATAAATGCAAGATTATCTGAAACAAAGTTTGAGAGGGTACAGAGTCAGCTCCTGGGATTGTTCCCTGGTGTCGGCACTTAAATACAGAGAAGACATGTGCTGGTCTTACTGAAATCTTTCCCTCTGCATAGTGATATCGTAGATATGCAAGGGTCCCAGAGATCCTATTTGGCTCCTGTTCATTGAGAATCAAGTAAACCCAGCATCAGTAGATGTCTAGAGGCCAGTGATGGTGCCTCTAGCCAGTGATGGGTGATCCACAGGTGATGAAACCCTGATGCTGGAGACCCGGGGGAGCAAGAGGTAGTGCTATGGAGAGCGCAGGGAGCCACTTCTGTGTTAGCCACAGGATTCTGTCCACTCACCTGTGTTTGATCCTGAGGCACTTTGAAGGGAACCACATAGGACACCtggagaaaacagacaaacaaacccaaagaatCATATAAACAAATCATACTCGAGTTGTTACTTAAAATTCTTGATCTGCTTTTCCTAGAGCTAGCTTCCCATGTATCATTTGCATTAGCAATATCCACTAATGTTTTATCTTCTACATGAGTTATTATTCATGCAACTACATACTCCTGATTACTGTCTATAATCTAGGGTAAtagattttaatgttatttttatatttaaaattaggaGATGCTTTCCATGGTGGTTGAAACAGCATAGGAGACATAAGACACAATAAGACTCTTGTCCTATATCAAAGTTTTAAATTATCCCAACAACCTTTATGTTCTGTCTTACAGCTGCAAGATGGAAGAAGTTCCACTTACAAGGTTAGCAACCTGTGGAGTCTGTGGTGGGGTCTGCTGCTGTGAGGGTTCTGgttggccagcctggcctacttggGCAAGCCCAAACTGTCCTGAGAAAGGTATCTGATTTGGGAAAAATCCAGCAAAGCTCTCTAGTGTTGAGATTGGAAACTGTAGGCCTCCTGGGACCTgagcttgttgttgttgttgctgctgctgctgctgctgctgctgcagaatCCCAGGGAAGGGAGGAATCCAGGGGTTAAATGTACCCTGTGAAAAACAAAGATAGAAAGGAAACATTACTctctcacattaaaaaaaaaaacttgaaatcaagactgaataataaaaataaaaatgtagacaatttatatattttaagttttatgagAAGACATCTCAGCTCCTTATAAACAAACCAACCTCACAAATAGGAGGTTTTCAACTGTCATGAGAAATATGAAATGCAAGGAGTTGAACAAAGAACACAAGTTTCTGCAGAAATTTgactgaattcattttttttctttactattccTTTTGGGTGGCTAGATACAGCTTTGTTTAAAATGGTTAGCTATCTCAAAAGTCATCAGAATTAGTGCCAGGCACATATAAAATTCTTAACAATATACACGaatgcattttgttttcattccacACCATAGGAAACGCACATCAGAAACACATTCCCTCTGAACTGTTTATGTATATTGCAGTACCTGAAGTTCCATTGGCAACAGTCGACCATTATTCAGATTGAGGAGTACCTAGAAAAGACGAGACAACAGGAAAATGCGATGATTATGCATTCTGAAATGAATTCTACAGAGGGAGCCCAAGCCAGAGCTAGTTGACTCGCTTCAGTTGTGAAGTGACCCTTTTCTCCGCTAAGACTGCATTAAACCACAGGGATTAGAGGTTTGAGTTGAAGACAAAGTTCGAGTTTAGCAATGCTGCCCTTGCTATGAACGACACCTCACGGTTTTATCAGCTTACGTTTTTCTTATTgaagggaaattttcatttaattatatgGGGAGTCAAATCAGATATGCTGCATACAAGAGACGAGTTTTCAGTGGAGTTTTATAACAGCTGAGTAATGTGTGCTAGTgttatttgtaataaaataagCGTGTTTTATGTTTATGCATCTGTATTTAATACCTACATTGGTACTACTGGAACAAAGTGTACAGATGACACTGTGTTTGGAGAGCTTATGATTACACAAGGAAGACAAAACAACTCTTTAGAAGCCACCTGGTAGACAAAACAACCATACAGCTTGGAAATATGTTTGGAGATGTTTAAAACCCAGTGACCTGGATGCaggcttttatctttttcctttgtattttcacTTAGAGAACACAGGAGAATGACCTAATTACTTAAACTAACCTCATGACTGTTGCTAGCAGACAATAGGCGATGTGAgacaagctaaaaaaaaaaaataaagaaaatggtgagGAAAGGGAATTGCATAGGTTTGTATGCTGAAATCAAGAGCACCATGCTCCACTTACCGGGGCTGATGATGTAGCTCCTAGGAGTCCAAGAAgaattataattttcattttcagatgaTATACCTATACAATGAGTTGTAATACTTAGCTTTTAAAGGTACTCTTTGCTTAAAATTTCATGACAAAAATAAAGGCATAGCAAAGTTCATCAGATGGCACTGTCAAATCCACATGCTAGCTGAGTCAGTTTCTCTCTATTTACTTACATTTATGGCTTGAAATAAGAATTATCTGTATGGCTATCTCTTAATGTAGGTATTTATGAAGAAAACTATTTCCTTGATCATAAAGCTCATTTAGTGGTAGATGATGTAGCCATATCACTGTTAGCCTCTGACTGAAGGGTATGCATTCTCCAGTCCGTGAAGCTCCATcccacccccccaacacactCTGTCTGCCTGGGATCGACTGACTGGGTCTTTGTTATTAGGATGATCTTAATGTCTGCAGTGAAAAAATATCACAACAAATATCTACCAGTACTAGGCCAAAGAGAAAATTCCCATTAGAAGTCTAATAATATTCATGATTATTAGCTGTGGTAGTGGCAGCATTGTCTTCCTCATCCAGGAGAAGGTAAACAGTAGTAGCGATACTTACGGCAACTGTTGGATACTTCTAACCTCTTGCTGCTATCTGTAAAAACACCTACTGTATTTCACACTGCGGCCATATCCACACATCAGGGTGACCACTATAGTGTATCAGAGTTTGGTTTTTGAAATATCAAAGCAAAGATCCCATATCTTACCTTACTCCTTTGTAAGATCtgtgtccctttctttctcagctctGCTCTTTAGATCGtctcttaaaatttaaaacccGTCTTTAGAAAAAAAGGGACCAATCATCATTGAAAGGGACCAGTGATTCAGTGGGTTTTAGACAATGGCTTAGCTAATAACCCCTTTCCTCATCATCCCCGTGGTGTATGAACTCTCACACCCTAAGTAATGCTTTTCAATTACCCCTGAGATGTTTTTCTGGGATCACTCTTGGTTTCTCCATGGTCATGACTAACTCCCCTGGGCTAATTTTGTTCCActccttttatcatttttaaaatagataccTTAAATTAGTAACCCCAAACCCTTTACTAAATTTAAGACTCCGtaagtgatgattttttttcctctgagaagAAAATTCAGACTGCAAATACAACTTGGATCTTAGTAGAAGTACGAAGCTTAGTTGGTAACAATATTATCCAGGGCTCTGCCATTAGGCTGAGGTAATGTGAACTTGATTTActtgttagtttattttttatttgaaaatagattattctctcatataatacatccaggacatagtttcccctccctctactcctcccagctccccctgCATATTTTTCCTCTTCCCCAGGTCCGtatcctctcctttctcttcagaaaagagaagactCCCAAGAGACAACAACTAAACAGGATAAAACAAGATggaataagacaaagaaaaagccCTCATAGTGAGGCAGGATGAGGTGACCCAATAGGAGGGAAAGAGTCCCAATAgaaggcaacagagtcagagatacacctgctccCGCTGTCGggatcatttctagagtttgccACTTTAGCTTTTTGAAAACAGTAGTGAATATCCTTCCATTTATGAAGTAAAATCCTAAAAAGTCTGAATTTCTAGATATCTATGAAATGAAAATCCTTAAGTTAATGAACATGAAGCATAATTGTCTACAGTTTTATATATTGAAAGTATAACCGTGTTATTGACTTCACATCATTActtatttaaacttatttattaaaaatagtctagtgtttattttgaatgtttgtcaatattttagtattttatactCTAATATTCTAGGAGCACAAGCACTGTGGTAATGAATTATGGGGGAATTAGTCAATTAATTTGATCTTACCATGTACTAAAGCAGAAATAATGGCTTTCTAAAACAAAGTTGTATCTGTTTTAGTAAGATGGTGCTTAtg
This genomic interval carries:
- the Odam gene encoding odontogenic ameloblast-associated protein, with amino-acid sequence MKIIILLGLLGATSSAPLVSHRLLSASNSHEVLLNLNNGRLLPMELQGTFNPWIPPFPGILQQQQQQQQQQQQQAQVPGGLQFPISTLESFAGFFPNQIPFSGQFGLAQVGQAGQPEPSQQQTPPQTPQVANLVSYVVPFKVPQDQTQMFGYYPVYMFLPWEQLQQAVTSSPQQTGPQLFEEQIPFYNQFGYIPQQAEPGVQGGPQHLAVDAFVGTAPEAPGMPIEGGPLHSQRESVSFKHDNAGVFMPPTSPKPSNKNVFTPAIDPTIAPVLLEQKVKTDKLREP